Proteins encoded in a region of the Brevefilum fermentans genome:
- a CDS encoding phage major capsid protein, with protein sequence MNEQPPYFTQHQALLSAEAHPLPNGKFHITCITSGIGNGWTFPPEVLQASLALWDNLPCFIDHSWIPHSLKDLAGHVVDPAWDPEAQGITATLHPLGQGGQLLSTLGKEVLKSEKPPKIGFSADVLFKANGKQVTEITKVLSLDLVYNPARGGAFRAALQAWNEEGILQRKKEITMNQSQDPTPQPNISPALPSEQEQQVNQAMLKICSNLLETSLAASHLPKPVTDQIRSTFQGKIFTTEELEASIESHRTMLSELQAAQTVQGPPRISHMFDEADKLQAAVDDLFGIERSEKLQAVSVPPLSGIRELYLMLTGDREMHGGFHPDHVHLATTADFTGLVKNALNKIVAQQWQLLGRAGYDWWQHITTQEHFTSLNDITGTLIGTVGDLPVVAEGAEYTELLVGDSPETASFVKYGGYIPLTLELIDRDQTRKLKAYARELGSAGLRKISKLVAEIFTQASGTGPTMADSGKLFNNTAVTTKGGHKNLLTTALSITAWDAACQAVYNQPMLIKNEAGLYGTGPKMAINPKFCLVPRALQNTAWQMLKGEFVREENYTYDNILKGSAVPITVPEWTDADDWAAVCDPAVAPAIFVGERFGIMPEIYTAGDELSPAVFMNDEHRLKVRHFLAVWVNDFRPLHKSNV encoded by the coding sequence ATGAACGAACAACCACCATATTTTACCCAACACCAAGCCCTTCTCTCTGCCGAAGCCCATCCCCTGCCCAATGGCAAATTCCATATCACCTGCATTACTTCAGGTATCGGCAACGGGTGGACCTTCCCGCCTGAAGTTCTTCAGGCATCCCTTGCCCTCTGGGATAACCTTCCCTGCTTTATCGACCACTCCTGGATCCCACACTCCCTTAAAGACCTGGCCGGTCATGTGGTCGACCCCGCCTGGGATCCTGAAGCTCAGGGCATCACCGCCACCCTTCACCCCCTGGGCCAGGGTGGCCAGCTTTTGTCTACCCTGGGCAAAGAAGTTCTCAAATCTGAAAAACCCCCTAAAATTGGCTTCTCTGCCGATGTACTCTTCAAAGCCAATGGCAAGCAAGTAACCGAAATTACAAAAGTGCTTTCGCTTGACCTGGTTTATAATCCTGCCCGTGGTGGTGCCTTCCGTGCTGCACTCCAGGCATGGAATGAAGAGGGAATTTTACAACGAAAAAAGGAAATCACTATGAATCAATCGCAAGATCCTACCCCACAACCGAATATCTCCCCTGCTTTACCTTCTGAACAAGAACAGCAGGTAAACCAGGCCATGCTCAAAATTTGCTCAAACTTGCTCGAAACAAGTTTAGCAGCCTCACACCTGCCCAAACCCGTAACCGATCAAATCCGCTCTACCTTCCAGGGCAAAATCTTCACAACTGAAGAGCTCGAAGCTTCCATCGAATCCCACCGTACCATGTTGTCTGAACTCCAGGCAGCCCAAACCGTCCAGGGACCCCCCCGTATTTCTCACATGTTCGATGAAGCCGATAAGCTCCAGGCAGCCGTAGATGACCTCTTTGGTATCGAACGCTCCGAAAAGCTCCAAGCCGTATCCGTGCCCCCACTCTCTGGTATCCGTGAACTGTATTTGATGTTGACCGGTGATCGTGAAATGCATGGGGGCTTCCATCCTGATCATGTGCACTTGGCCACTACCGCCGATTTTACTGGCCTGGTCAAAAATGCCCTTAATAAAATTGTTGCTCAGCAATGGCAGCTTTTAGGCAGGGCAGGTTATGATTGGTGGCAGCATATCACCACCCAGGAACACTTCACCAGTCTCAACGATATCACCGGCACTCTTATTGGTACCGTGGGCGACCTTCCTGTTGTTGCCGAGGGTGCCGAATATACCGAACTCCTGGTCGGCGATTCACCTGAGACCGCTTCCTTCGTCAAATATGGTGGTTATATCCCCCTCACCCTGGAATTGATTGACCGCGACCAAACCCGTAAGCTCAAAGCTTATGCCAGGGAATTGGGCAGCGCAGGTCTGCGTAAAATCTCAAAACTAGTTGCCGAAATCTTCACCCAAGCATCAGGCACCGGCCCCACCATGGCCGATTCAGGCAAGCTTTTCAATAACACCGCAGTTACCACCAAAGGTGGCCATAAAAACTTGCTCACCACCGCCTTAAGTATTACCGCCTGGGACGCTGCCTGCCAGGCAGTCTACAATCAACCCATGCTCATCAAAAACGAGGCCGGGCTTTATGGTACAGGTCCTAAAATGGCCATTAATCCCAAATTCTGCCTTGTGCCCAGGGCGCTCCAGAACACCGCCTGGCAAATGCTCAAAGGTGAGTTTGTTCGCGAAGAAAACTATACCTACGACAACATCCTCAAGGGTTCCGCCGTCCCAATCACCGTCCCCGAATGGACCGACGCCGACGACTGGGCAGCCGTGTGCGACCCCGCAGTCGCTCCCGCAATCTTTGTCGGTGAACGCTTTGGCATCATGCCCGAAATCTACACCGCAGGCGATGA
- a CDS encoding M20 family peptidase, with translation MNLITLLISAAIGLVVVLFFLVGFVILKTALYSPPQKKVKPRDFPYFDGKSIAERLGLAVQYRTISYDDPKKIDENAFYGLHRLFKTLYPLVHTHLKLETVNNLSLLYTWKGSKPDLQPIMLISHLDVVPADEDDPAWEHPPFSGELADGYVWGRGTLDIKSGVIGILEAVEYLLKQGFEPERTVYLGFGHDEEVSGKNGAVAIAALLEERGVTLGCLLDEGGSVYEGLLPGVDALLAMIGISEKGYLSLRLSVTQDGGHSSMPATPTAIGILSQAIARLEAQPMPARLEVVEFLMSYIGSVLPFFQRMAFANTWLFGGRLKKELSRSNLMNASIRTTTAPTIIHAGVKDNVLPSKAEAVVNFRLLPGDDLASVYKMVLERINDKRVSVLPYAGEVLAGSSGWDPSPVADVESPYFLRLSRLAREVFPGALTAPFLVIGGTDSRHYASVTDNAFRFSPVVLDRASVQSVHAVNERLSFENCAKMVCFYTAYIQEMATLPGELDAGGSVADADDEDVQELIVDSMAWEDDEDIPIPTLEETMAFGEEDEADIEDNGDDSSAEEPA, from the coding sequence ATGAACTTGATAACCCTGTTAATCTCTGCGGCGATTGGGCTAGTCGTGGTGTTGTTTTTCCTGGTTGGCTTTGTTATTTTAAAGACGGCGCTGTATTCCCCTCCGCAAAAGAAGGTTAAGCCGCGCGATTTTCCTTATTTTGACGGCAAATCGATCGCTGAACGCCTGGGTTTGGCGGTGCAGTACCGCACGATTTCCTATGATGACCCGAAAAAAATTGATGAAAATGCCTTCTATGGGCTTCATCGCCTGTTTAAGACGCTTTACCCGCTGGTTCACACACACCTTAAATTGGAGACGGTCAATAACCTCAGCTTGCTGTACACCTGGAAGGGGAGCAAACCCGATCTGCAGCCGATTATGCTGATTTCGCACTTGGATGTGGTTCCGGCTGATGAGGACGATCCCGCCTGGGAGCACCCGCCCTTCAGTGGCGAGCTGGCTGACGGCTATGTGTGGGGACGGGGCACGCTGGACATTAAAAGCGGTGTGATCGGCATTTTGGAAGCCGTGGAATACCTGCTGAAGCAGGGCTTTGAACCGGAACGCACCGTTTACCTGGGCTTTGGGCATGATGAGGAAGTCAGCGGCAAGAACGGCGCGGTTGCGATTGCCGCCCTGCTTGAAGAACGCGGGGTGACGCTGGGTTGTTTGCTGGATGAAGGCGGTTCGGTTTATGAAGGGCTTTTGCCGGGGGTTGACGCGCTGCTGGCGATGATCGGCATCTCGGAAAAGGGATACCTGAGCCTGCGCCTGAGCGTGACCCAGGACGGCGGACATTCTTCGATGCCTGCTACACCGACCGCGATCGGCATTCTTTCGCAAGCCATCGCCAGGCTGGAAGCGCAACCGATGCCGGCGCGCCTGGAGGTGGTTGAATTTTTGATGAGCTATATCGGGTCTGTGCTGCCCTTTTTCCAGCGCATGGCTTTTGCCAACACCTGGCTGTTTGGCGGGCGCCTGAAAAAGGAGCTGTCGCGGTCGAACCTGATGAATGCCAGCATCCGCACTACCACCGCGCCGACCATTATCCATGCCGGCGTCAAGGATAATGTTTTGCCGTCAAAGGCTGAGGCTGTGGTTAACTTTCGCCTGCTGCCCGGAGATGACCTGGCGAGTGTATACAAAATGGTGCTGGAGCGCATCAACGATAAGCGGGTGAGCGTACTGCCCTATGCTGGCGAAGTCCTCGCCGGCTCTTCGGGATGGGACCCATCCCCGGTAGCTGATGTTGAATCGCCGTATTTTCTGCGGTTATCACGGCTGGCGCGGGAGGTCTTCCCGGGTGCGCTGACGGCGCCCTTCCTGGTGATTGGCGGCACCGATTCTCGCCATTATGCTTCGGTGACCGATAACGCATTCCGGTTTTCACCGGTTGTCCTTGACCGAGCCAGTGTGCAGAGTGTGCACGCCGTCAACGAGCGCCTGTCGTTTGAAAATTGCGCAAAAATGGTCTGTTTTTACACGGCTTATATCCAGGAGATGGCGACACTGCCCGGTGAGCTGGACGCCGGGGGCAGCGTGGCTGATGCAGACGATGAGGACGTCCAGGAATTGATTGTCGATTCCATGGCGTGGGAGGATGATGAAGACATCCCGATTCCAACGTTAGAAGAGACCATGGCGTTTGGCGAGGAAGATGAAGCCGATATTGAGGATAACGGTGACGATTCCAGCGCGGAGGAACCGGCGTAA
- a CDS encoding glycoside hydrolase family 25 protein, protein MTLTATAINPVQDAALIVDQAVFALPGDEDSDDSQLPFGIDISRYNTSADGKKRVNFDTIAAHDPFVSFIGIRVGISWGYQDPWFNFYFSEAQRINRVIFPYHVLYPGEDAARQMDNFFRILGNANLDITPLVLDLELDHGLTLSKITQTTINALNIIYRRTDRTPFIYSRALWVNRFLNVAALPPVLWWLAQYKVSLPFPLYTPEKDPPPLLPIGVNTWLIHQTTQRGPSIGAPALYYMDYNRFNGTTSQLLEFIHGASNLKPVTCPLDDLPCTGGKFQQPGQGNNKNPVHRTQLKAEDPRPPSPAQAPGQSLMPSWLIHKGNFSKFKG, encoded by the coding sequence ATGACTTTGACCGCCACTGCAATAAACCCTGTTCAGGATGCTGCCCTGATCGTCGACCAGGCTGTGTTTGCACTCCCTGGAGACGAGGATTCGGATGATTCACAGCTCCCTTTCGGCATTGATATTTCCCGTTATAACACTTCAGCCGATGGTAAAAAACGCGTAAACTTCGATACCATCGCAGCCCATGACCCCTTTGTATCATTTATTGGTATCCGTGTCGGTATCTCTTGGGGTTATCAAGATCCCTGGTTTAATTTCTATTTCTCTGAAGCCCAGCGCATCAATCGCGTAATTTTCCCCTACCATGTTCTTTACCCTGGTGAAGACGCAGCCCGCCAAATGGATAATTTCTTTCGCATCCTGGGCAATGCCAACCTCGATATTACCCCCCTGGTCCTCGACCTGGAGCTCGACCACGGCCTAACTTTATCTAAAATCACCCAAACCACCATTAATGCCCTCAATATCATCTACCGCCGCACCGATCGCACCCCCTTTATTTATTCCCGTGCCCTCTGGGTGAATCGCTTCCTCAATGTTGCAGCCCTGCCCCCCGTCCTCTGGTGGCTTGCTCAGTATAAAGTTTCCCTGCCCTTCCCACTCTATACCCCAGAAAAAGATCCACCCCCCTTGCTCCCCATCGGTGTTAATACCTGGCTTATCCATCAAACCACCCAGCGCGGCCCGTCCATCGGCGCCCCCGCCCTCTATTACATGGACTACAACCGATTTAATGGCACAACTTCCCAGTTACTCGAATTTATCCATGGGGCTTCTAATCTCAAACCCGTAACCTGCCCCCTGGACGATCTACCCTGCACTGGTGGCAAATTTCAGCAGCCAGGGCAGGGCAATAATAAAAATCCTGTTCACCGCACCCAGCTAAAAGCTGAAGACCCCCGTCCCCCGTCCCCCGCCCAGGCCCCAGGGCAGTCGCTTATGCCCTCTTGGCTTATCCACAAAGGTAATTTCTCTAAATTTAAGGGTTAA